aatgttTTGTAGGATGTGCATATTGGTGCATATGTGTAATTCCAGTaaaaaagtaggtttgtgtgtggttatgaataaACGGTTTCATGCATGTTTTGCAAGGTTGTACATACCAGTGTAATTTCCATGAAAAAATAGGTCTGACAGTGGATATGAATGACTAATTCATGCAGGTTTTGTAGGCATGGAAAAAGTGGTGCACATATAAAACACTGACTGCATAAACTTTTGAAAATTTTCGTGCAGGTGCACTTTTTTGTACACATCAAATAATGAagtgaaaattatttttttttaaagtgaaaactatatagtcatatgggtactctttttgtagctatcagaaagagctttccgaatatataaagtttataaaTTTTGGACGAGTGTTCGAAAGATAAATCGTTTTtaaattgtttttatatttttagaaaTTGGTGACGCCATCATGAGTCACTATGGATTAAACTGAAAATATTTGGGTTAAATTGTAAATATGAAGGGTTAGTAGTGTACtttccatatttcaaataaataaaggacTAACTTGTACCTAGTTAAACGGGTGTTGACTAGCTAGTATATTTGGATGAGATTTTGGATTGAACCATATTTTTCCCAATCAGTAAGAGggatttactgtttagtccagaaaacccgacccgggttactggctagtccagcgccaaaaaatatttactccctaatccaaaaaagttttgaaaaaagtaaatttactctactaacccttGTATATAACATTagtataataatacatatgttactacgtatattagtagtaactagtatgtagtaataacatatgtagtatgtaatatactagtagtaactagtatgtagtatgtagtaataacatatgtagtatgtagtatactagtatactagtagtaatatgttatgtattgatactacatattgatatgtagtatgttatatattgatatgtagtatgttatatattgatactagtatattgatatgtagtatgttatatattgatatgtagtatagtatactagtagtaactagtagtatactagtaatatatactagtagtaactagtatactagtagtatactagtagtaattagtagtaactagtatgtagtatgtagtatactagtagtaactagtatgtaatatgtagtaataacatatgtagtatactagtagtaactagtatactagtatactagtagtaatatgttatatattgatactacatattgatatgtgatATGTTATgtagtgatactacatattgacatgtagtatgttatatattgatatgtagtatgtttgatatgtagtatgttatatattgatactacatattgatatgtagtatgttatttattgatactacatatcaaaaaaaaaattgttatgtattgatactacatattttactactagtactagttactactagtttactagtatactatgctatagtagtatactagtatactattttagtatagtaaagtagttacataatttactagtaacaataagatatttttgttactactagtacagtacatattaatatgtagtatcaccgtattgatactactagtatgtagtaacatactacaagtaacatttacatgtgttgatactaattagacctggaagggtgttttaggaatttataaaatacactttatagtttccacgaagtttttggactagagagcaaatcttttccacgggtggactagccattaagtgggtctgctagaactggactagccagtaattcctacaaTCAATAACTTGTTTTGATTCAGTTGATTTGTTTTTCAAATACTCCGCGTTCGTGGATAGGGCCTTGATAAGAGCATTAGTGTCTTTGACCCACAAACAACAACAATCCAGTGTAGCTAAAAACCACTTGTGCGCATTAAAACTAAACGAGTCTGCATCCTCCACGCCATCAATGAAGTGCCTGAACTCTGGGCAAATACATGCACTTCCAGCGTAAGCGGCATCCACATGAACCCAAATACCATACTTTTTGGCTACCTTGCAAAGTGGGCCGACTGGATCTACCGTCGTTGATGAAGTTGTACCAACAGTTGCACATAAATATAACGGAACCAACCCTGCTTCGATGTCTGCTAGAATTGCCGTCAGAAGAGAATCTCGAGAGAGCGCAAACTCAGTAGCCTTGGACGTTGCGATGACAGGAAAATTGTTGGGGTGGATACCGGCAATTTTAGCACCTTTTTGAAGTGCACAATGGGTTTGATCAGAAGCATAAACGACTAACTTGCTAATATTGTCTCTACCGAATTTTCTCAACATCTGATCTCTTGCTGCAACTAGCGTACACAGAAGGGCCTCGCAAGTAGTCCCTTGCAAAACTCCTCCTCCTGAACTTCCCAACTCAGATGTGAAGAGAAATGATTTGGGAAGATTAAGCATTTGACAAAGCCAATTCATGACAACACTCTCCAACTCCGTTGATGCTGGAGATGAGACCCAGTTGAATGCGACAACATTATAACCAGTGCTCAGTATTTCACCGAGGAACCCTGCAGTGGAGGCGGTAATGGGAAAATAAGCAAAGTAATTGGGACGTTGATATCTTTAAGGATGGTTTCAGTGGATTCAGAACTGTACGGAGCTGATTCGGGTAATCTTTTGCTTAGGTACCGGGTTCGACTTGGCTTCTAACCGGATAGTATTCAATATCTCCATAGTAATTGTTgtaaatatatgttttaaaataaaattaattttcatttattatttttgttaaattTGTTTTTGTTAATCTTAATGATCTTCATAAAAGAAACTTATTTTTGTTATTAATCCTTTGACCGTTTTATTTAGAGGAAGTTAAtggtattaattgtgataataaaATGTCATTAACTATTGAATTTTTTTAGTACAAAAATCAGATTTTGGTAGGAAAATAATGTGAGAATTTTTCTTTAGTTGTTTTggagttttaaagaaaaataagattttgagaGAAAGAAACCAGTGTGTGATCATCACTTGTTTTCTGCAAGTTTGATTTTGAGCAAGAATAAaagtgtacaagtatcacatactctcaaAGTGCAAGAGTGGTTGTGAAACAGACTTACTCGGttattttatcctggggacgacgcgaaatggaagaactgcttgcacaatcttgggcagagccgcgaaacgtcttaaagagagcgacctggtcgtgactcagccataacaattttgtatttgtttggtttatgtttgtttgcatgctattttcagcaattgttccaacaattttaagacgattTATTCTGCCAGGGATATCAAAAGTAAATGATTGCTGAAATGCGATAAGTATCTctgttttaatttgttttatagaattatatgaatGGTACAATTTTTCTTTAACAATTTAATATGATGCTTGTAAATTTTAGGTTACTAGATACCTAAAGTTAaattttatttgtgattttgatGGATTAGGATTGTCATATGGATAATAGTTTTCATCATGAATACCTAACATAGAAAAATGttattgatgataaacaaatgtTTTTTAACATGATGTAGACTTTTATTTTTATATCATACACGAAAATGAATTGGGTCTAGAAATTTTAACCAGATATATTAGACATCATGAGGATCATCCAtgtcaaatttcagaatttttggagcccgaaaattatttttaaagtattttagaaaactgcataacgtatctgaaaaattctgacgggcagaaatTTAGTTATGATTGAATTCTTTTTCCCAATCTTTGTGTAGATAATTCAAATTCATgtaacatgaaaaataatatatggATCAGGAATTTATCTTGAAACCCCATTTTGAAATTTTccatttgaatttttattttgagaGATGTGGTGATTTCAAAATCGTTGTTTGTCTAAAAATATGAGATGTGATGCTTGAGTTTAGAGATTGGAGATGTAAGAACTTAGAATAAAAATAATGTTTTATTTTATTACTTTACTTTTGTTTTGGGAATGAAAATATAAGATCATTATTGGAAATCAAACTAGTGCGCGacaaatgtttgataaaatgcttagTAGAAAGTTATAATCTATGATGTTATAACTCTAAAACTTTACTTTGTTTGATACTTGGAGttctaatttttatttgatttttaagtACTTACATAAGTGCATACCTTACTTATTTTGGGTTACAAATGCTCACATTtaaatgattgtgacaggtgataATTTCACTTACTTGAGGAAGTTTTTTGTTTCccaatgaaaacaaaatttgCGAGTAAATACTAGAGATTAATCGACGAAAGGAACAATGGTTTGCTGGTTTCTTTGTTGGTGTGGAAAGAATGGACGTTGGTTTATGACCAGTTGAGATTTCCAAGCaaatgaggtatgtttgatgaacaaTTTTTGGCTATTTTAGTGATCAAATAGTTGCATTTTTGACTTTATACTAGCATAGTTTTGTGTGTGTTAGACAATCTtcttatctcctagagttcaaagacttacgtTCACTCTATGGTTAGATTTTTTGAGAGCCTaacactatgtaaaggttcaaaatcgaaagatacctttaCTTATGCACATCACTATATagatcttgctcaatgttttaaaaatataagtggggattgttggaaatatatgttttaaaacaaaattaattttcatttattatttttgttaaaaaaaaatttgttaatcTTAATGATCTTCATAAAAGAAATTTATTTCTGTTATTAATCCTTTGACCGTTTTATTTAGAGGAAGTTAAtggtattaattgtgataataaaATGTCATTAACGATTGAATTTCTTTAATACATAAATCAGATTTTGGTAGGAAAATAATGTgagatttttctttaattgttttggagttttaaagaaaaataagatttttgagAGAAAGAAACTAGTGTGTAATCATCACTTGTTTTCTACAAGTTTGATTTTGAATaagaatagaagtgtacaagtatcacatactttcaaagtgcaagagtgattgtgaaagagacttactcggctgttttatcctggggacaacGCGACATGCAAGaattgcttgcacaatcttgggcagagccgtgaaacgtcttaaagagagcgacctggtcgtgactcagccataacaattttgtatttgtttggtttatgtttgtttgcaggatattttcagcaattgttccaacagtaATCAGCAAGGAAATCAACAATCATATGACCTTGCCTTCTAAACTCTTCTGGGTCTAGTGGGTTCCTAGACATGTTTCCGAGGTTATCAGAAGGAAGAGTATCCATTATTGCAACCGCTGATTTTGTTTATCAATCAAAATACTCTTTGAGTGTGCGAGAGAGTGAGAGGAATTTTATCAGTGACAATGGAGAAGAATGGAAAGTATCACAAGTTAATATAGAACCAAATAAAGCTCGTTTATTTCATGTAACTTGATAATTAATTGCATTTGAATTTCTCTACACCGAGTCGATCATGATAAGGATGACAAGGAAGTGACTCAGTATTGGGACCACGAACAGAACAACACTGCTAGACAACGGAAAACAAGATAGAAACTTTGATTACAAGACACTGCTATCCAGTTTTACATCGTCCTGCAGGATTCTTGGTGCAACTGAGATGTTGAACCAGTACATTGATATGTAAAGCATTACTATTCAGCATTCATAACGCAAGCACATCACAAGAAGAAAATATTGACAGTAACATTAGATTTTTACAAAACACTACTTCTGCTATTCTCCACCGAGATAATCTAGAATATCTTCAAAGTAAATCTGACAACAGTACTACCAAATAATATCTACATGTTGCATACGTTTTTTTGGTCCAAACATTCTCTAACTCCGTATGTAGCCTTCATTACCGAGATCGAACCAAGTAGAGCTTATTAAAACAAAGCCAAGGTCGGCATTGTATTTCACAGAAGTGATAGCTCACTGGTTTTATAATCCGTACCAGAAGATGTACGAGAGAAAAAGAATTGGTAGCGTAAATTTAAGAAAAGAGAAGTTGATCATCTCTCGAACAACCTTAAAGCGTTAAAGCTACCGCTGTTGATTGTGACCCACACACGTCAAAGAAGATAACTGCAGCAAACCTTCATAGATTTTTTATTTGTATAAAAataacagtttctaaaaatagTCACCCACGGGCAATTGGTCTAGTGGTATGATTCTCGCTTAGGGTGCGAGAGGTCCCGAGTTCAATTCTCGGATTGCcccttttttcacttttttttttttaaaaaaagtttCTGAAATTATAACTCAGATTGGGGTTTGCTTTACATCAAAGTGTTTGACAGTTTGAGCAATAAAtaacggaaaaaaaaaaacactaacaaACCAGGAAGAGAAGGCTGGAAACATACACAATCGCAAATTACAAAGAAAAGTTTACGAGTCTTTATACTCTCACGGTATACTTTTTTATTTCTTCAAAGTACGTAAGCTTTTACCTCCCATTGTTTCAAGTACGGCATCTGTGTGGTCTTGTATGACATTCCAAGCCACATATAGTTCATGTCGTTCTTCTGTGAGCGTTGCACCGATGGAAAACCGTATCATGTATACCACCACAGAAGGGCCTCGCAATATCTAtttcaactgttaattttgtCGATCAAAAATCATTCGAGTGTGAGAGAGAGGAGCTAGAAGAATTTTATTAGTGACAATGGAGAAGAATGGAAAGTATGACAAGTTTATATAGAGCTAAAATAAAGACCAAATCAGTGTACAAAATTTGGTGCTCTTCCCTTGTATACATATGATTTTGAGAAACATAAAAATGCAACAAACCCAACTAGGCTGACTCCGGCTAGAAACCCGTAAAAGTAATCTAAGTGTCCTTGATTGATGTTGTTTGCAAACCATCCGTATCCACCACCTGCACTAGTTGCCTTCTGAATGACCGATATAAGGAAGCCACTGAGGTAGCTTCCTGTGCCAAATACGGTTGAGTAAAGGGAAAGACCCACACTTCTCAGCTCATTGGGTACTTGATCATAGAAAAATTCTAGTAGACCTACAGTTGTGAATACAATAGCAAGACCCGACAAGACGTACTGCGGAATCAACCACCAGACACCCATAGGAACTATTGCTTTTGAATCATCAATCAACCCAAACTCCAGTGCAATTTGAAGCCTTCTGTTCTCCACTATCGCTGCTATGACCATGGATATGGCAGAAATAACAATGCCCCCACCGATTCTCTGAAGTGTAGTTATGCCATTAGATTTGCCAGTTAAAGCTTGAGAAAATGGAACAAATGCACGGTCATACAATGCTGTGAACAGGATAACGGATAAACCAATTAAGGACTGGAATGAAGCTGCAGGTATTTCAAAGTGTGGTCCTATGGATCTGTCCATAGTGCTCCCCTGCTTAGTGTAGAAGGTAACATTTTGAGCATCCACTACTGTGTACATCAAACATATAAAACATAATGGAAGTAGCGGTCGTACAACCTTAAAAATACTAGAAGGTGTCTGATCATTATCAGCTTGATCACTTTTCAAAGTATAGCGATAAGATTTAACTCCGTACAAGAAAACAATAAGCGCTGTCACCATTGAAATGGATGAAATGCCAAATGCAAGTCCCCAACCCAAAATATCTTGGACGCAGTTCAATATCAAGTGAGAACTACTAGATCCAACACACAGTCCGATTTGCCACCAATTaaatgttggagtcttgcaacaatagaagaaacctcggatgtatcaaacaataaatataaaaaaccgtatcaaacaactctaccacgaacaaattgatgagggcagaatcacaggttcaacaagctgtcatTAACACATtaattcgcgggtatactctaaagtaatgctaaaccccaacgtgcgaagatgtgtccaggataagactgtccgatataacttgtattagcacaaaacaaattacccactcttaaactcagcaacggggatggaggtaaaacgccgcacgaaaataaaagcaagaagatgaagaaaagtagacctagagatggtcgctgcttgtgtgttttgaaaagagattttcgagttgtatttataggaaaattaacttgcaaatcaagttaggtttaggttttttcttataaaacgagttttgtttcttgtaaaacaattaaacacaaaaaaggaatttttccataaataaaactcttaaataaattatttatcaagttaaaaacttgcaaaaaataatttcaaatagacacggacttggtacacgcgcatgggcatgggtcgaaacatgtatttttcgcctcacccgctccacccacattgttttacaacatatccatgagaacatggtaatatagtggagcaccactttagttttccacaatgtgggactaaaggttccatttcattcactcaaaaatgagtgagtatccttagacccttaggtcatgagatcaaaccacaccaaaaccaaaaaatcatttattaaataactcattttatccaacaatcccccacatgaatgaaatctcggtaaaaaacgaaaaatcagagtacggaaaataccatttaggcaaaggtgtccatgaggtcttgaaccttgcatagagagaagttaccggaactactagctagacagtgaactatgtcttgaactgctagcgcttggtgtaattctaataacatccatgcatgatatcttccaagtgttgctaagtttgtgtcgttttgtccattttggccctggacatatcatgtttctcaaaatgctttagagaatcggctccattctcattggaagcgacccacttcttcattcagataggtgagtttcatcaagagtgtttactcctacaccccacttcaatcttaaattgaaactatagaacttattaagacttaattaaaagtcatcctccacatgcagtcacactatcagaatgaaattctctgatagtgtttacctttacccaccataaaactcttaaataaattatttttcaagttaaaaacttgcaaaaaatattttcaagtagacacggacttggtgcttggtacacgcgcatgggcatggatcgaaacatgtatttttcgccccacccgctctacgagaaaatttttgatgggggcgaaATCCGAAGAgggcatgggggacaaatgatatgttgacacatgtcTTTGATTCCCATGAATTCTATTTCCAATAATATAAAAGAAATGTATTTTTGGACATAAAACTTGTTTTCTtaattgttgttggtattattagGAACAGAATTCATGGGAATCAAAgacatgtgtcaacatatcatttgtcccccatgcccccttcggatttcgcccccatcaaaaaatttctccccGCTCTGCCcatattgttttacaacatatccatgaga
This is a stretch of genomic DNA from Papaver somniferum cultivar HN1 chromosome 1, ASM357369v1, whole genome shotgun sequence. It encodes these proteins:
- the LOC113272959 gene encoding protein NRT1/ PTR FAMILY 5.10-like translates to MAITAASRDDEPLLDTRYVEGMVNFQGEKIHQNSIEFGGWKSVTRVIAVGSVDSFIFYGMASNLISFLTSQLEQSTATAAVNINVWSGFVYMLPLLTSFVADSYLGRFSTILFSLVIYVLGLVMFSIYTSLQLSATSCSKNAVECIIISCSSPSTFQTPTFNWWQIGLCVGSSSSHLILNCVQDILGWGLAFGISSISMVTALIVFLYGVKSYRYTLKSDQADNDQTPSSIFKVVRPLLPLCFICLMYTVVDAQNVTFYTKQGSTMDRSIGPHFEIPAASFQSLIGLSVILFTALYDRAFVPFSQALTGKSNGITTLQRIGGGIVISAISMVIAAIVENRRLQIALEFGLIDDSKAIVPMGVWWLIPQYVLSGLAIVFTTVGLLEFFYDQVPNELRSVGLSLYSTVFGTGSYLSGFLISVIQKATSAGGGYGWFANNINQGHLDYFYGFLAGVSLVGFVAFLCFSKSYVYKGRAPNFVH